One window from the genome of Haloprofundus halobius encodes:
- the psmA gene encoding archaeal proteasome endopeptidase complex subunit alpha, with protein MQGQAQQQAYDRGITIFSPDGRLYQVEYAREAVKRGTASVGVRTADGVVLAADKRSRSPLMEPSSVEKLHKADKHVGIASAGHVADARQLIDFARQRAQVNRLRYGEAIGIESLTKEVTDHIQQYTQVGGARPFGVALIVGGIENGEPRLFETDPSGTPYEWKALSVGADRADIRDYLEEHYTEDAGLDGGIGLALSALAESNDEGLEPEGVGLATIDVESEQYTERSAEEIESYLSEHDLLASDDEEAE; from the coding sequence ATGCAGGGACAAGCGCAACAGCAGGCGTACGACCGCGGCATCACCATCTTCTCGCCCGACGGCCGTCTGTACCAGGTCGAGTACGCGCGCGAGGCGGTCAAGCGAGGCACGGCGAGCGTCGGCGTCAGAACGGCCGACGGCGTCGTGCTGGCGGCGGACAAGCGGAGTCGCTCACCGCTGATGGAGCCGTCGAGCGTCGAGAAACTCCACAAAGCCGACAAACACGTTGGCATCGCCTCCGCGGGCCACGTCGCCGACGCGCGTCAGCTCATCGACTTCGCGCGCCAGCGCGCGCAGGTCAACCGCCTCCGCTACGGCGAGGCCATCGGCATCGAGTCGCTGACGAAGGAGGTCACTGACCACATCCAGCAGTACACGCAGGTCGGCGGCGCGCGCCCGTTCGGCGTCGCGCTCATCGTCGGCGGCATCGAGAATGGCGAACCCCGCCTCTTCGAGACGGACCCCTCGGGGACGCCGTACGAGTGGAAGGCGCTCTCGGTCGGCGCGGACCGCGCTGACATCCGCGACTACCTCGAAGAGCACTACACCGAGGACGCCGGCCTCGACGGCGGTATCGGCCTCGCGCTCTCGGCGCTCGCCGAGTCGAACGACGAGGGGCTCGAACCCGAGGGCGTCGGCCTCGCGACCATCGACGTCGAAAGCGAGCAGTACACCGAGCGCTCCGCCGAGGAAATCGAGTCGTACCTCTCCGAGCACGACCTGCTGGCGAGCGACGACGAGGAAGCCGAGTAA
- a CDS encoding zinc ribbon domain-containing protein has protein sequence MVSDHSPSSEQSYDGCEKCGHDEATTDTISTTGSGFSKFFDVQNRQFTVVSCTNCGYSELYKGQSSGDVVDIFLG, from the coding sequence ATGGTCTCCGACCACAGCCCATCCAGCGAACAGTCCTACGACGGCTGCGAGAAGTGCGGCCACGACGAAGCGACCACGGACACGATCTCGACGACCGGAAGCGGGTTCTCGAAGTTCTTCGACGTGCAGAACCGGCAGTTCACCGTCGTCTCGTGTACGAACTGCGGCTACTCGGAACTCTACAAGGGACAGTCGAGCGGCGACGTCGTCGACATCTTCCTCGGTTGA
- a CDS encoding class I SAM-dependent methyltransferase yields MKKTVEEHAARFSKIAADYDESQDSDEYRACASLVVDHADPSPDDVVLDLGTGTGAIALALAPKAKRVVGRDISEGMMEQARTKAAEQGVENVEFGHGSFREPGYDGHVDVVVSNFAMHHLSDEEKHEAVEVIAGLEPRKFVLGDVMFFGEPNPEDPFYSPEVDDPSTVGHLVDCLTSAGFALTAVERVHDQVGVLVAERFGGGGDGSDGVGESEEIDE; encoded by the coding sequence ATGAAGAAGACGGTTGAGGAACACGCCGCGCGCTTCTCGAAGATCGCCGCCGACTACGACGAGAGCCAGGACTCCGACGAGTACAGAGCCTGCGCGTCGCTCGTCGTCGACCACGCCGACCCAAGTCCCGACGACGTCGTGCTCGACTTAGGTACTGGAACCGGCGCGATCGCGCTGGCGCTCGCCCCCAAGGCGAAACGGGTCGTCGGCCGCGACATCAGCGAGGGGATGATGGAGCAGGCGCGAACGAAAGCAGCGGAACAGGGGGTAGAAAACGTCGAGTTCGGCCACGGGTCGTTCCGCGAACCCGGCTACGACGGCCACGTAGATGTGGTCGTCTCGAACTTCGCGATGCACCATCTCTCCGACGAGGAGAAACACGAGGCCGTCGAGGTCATCGCCGGCCTCGAACCCCGGAAGTTCGTCCTCGGCGACGTGATGTTCTTCGGCGAACCCAATCCGGAAGACCCGTTCTACAGCCCCGAGGTCGACGACCCGTCGACGGTCGGCCATCTCGTCGACTGCCTCACTAGTGCCGGCTTCGCGCTGACGGCCGTCGAACGCGTCCACGACCAGGTGGGCGTGCTCGTCGCCGAGCGGTTCGGCGGTGGCGGCGACGGCTCCGACGGCGTCGGCGAGTCCGAGGAAATCGACGAGTAA
- a CDS encoding M20 family metallopeptidase produces MSGDSFDPVDFLDRAVRVESHEDVTAMRELLVETVEKQGIDATVDDAGNTLASRGEGSPHVVLNTHIDTVSPHVGYEREGSGDDEVIRGRGSCDAKGPLAALLAGFFAVAPGGDADGKLTLAITPDEETLSTGAYALDLGADLYIVGEPTGLDVCTAAKGRFEGTIRLSGENAHAAESQSGVNAVAAAEGALEAIRTYDEVVDAAPRTHEQLGAPSLTPTVISGGEATNQVPADCSLTVDRRSVPPETADEFREALEAHVRAHVPDDVGVEFALTDRETPFLEAFSTDPDHELVRTLADAAGRGVRPFTAATEASYFSPAPTVVFGPGVLADDDGSVAHADREYVRVSEVRAAADAVTEALRSLVGEDG; encoded by the coding sequence GTGAGCGGCGATAGCTTCGACCCCGTCGACTTTCTCGACCGGGCGGTCCGCGTCGAGTCCCACGAGGACGTGACGGCGATGCGCGAGCTGCTCGTCGAGACCGTCGAGAAACAGGGTATCGACGCGACGGTCGACGACGCCGGGAACACCCTCGCTTCTCGCGGCGAAGGGTCGCCCCACGTCGTGCTCAACACGCACATCGACACCGTCTCGCCGCACGTCGGATACGAGCGCGAGGGCAGCGGCGACGACGAGGTGATTCGCGGGCGGGGGTCGTGCGACGCGAAAGGCCCGCTCGCGGCGTTGCTCGCCGGATTCTTCGCCGTCGCCCCCGGCGGCGACGCCGACGGTAAACTGACGCTCGCGATCACACCCGACGAGGAGACGCTGTCGACGGGCGCGTACGCGCTCGACCTCGGCGCCGACCTCTACATCGTCGGCGAACCGACCGGGTTGGACGTCTGTACGGCCGCGAAAGGTCGATTCGAGGGAACGATTCGACTGTCGGGCGAGAACGCCCACGCCGCCGAATCCCAGTCGGGAGTGAACGCCGTCGCCGCCGCGGAGGGGGCGCTCGAAGCGATTCGGACGTACGACGAAGTCGTCGACGCCGCGCCGCGGACGCACGAGCAACTCGGCGCGCCCTCGTTGACGCCGACGGTCATCTCCGGCGGCGAGGCGACGAACCAGGTGCCCGCCGACTGTTCGCTCACCGTCGACCGCCGCAGCGTCCCCCCGGAGACGGCCGACGAGTTCCGGGAGGCGCTCGAAGCGCACGTCCGAGCGCACGTCCCCGACGACGTGGGCGTCGAGTTCGCGCTCACCGACCGGGAGACACCGTTTCTGGAGGCGTTCTCGACCGACCCCGACCACGAACTCGTGCGGACGCTCGCCGACGCCGCTGGGCGAGGAGTTCGCCCCTTCACGGCCGCGACGGAGGCGTCGTACTTCTCGCCCGCGCCGACGGTCGTCTTCGGACCGGGCGTGTTGGCCGACGACGATGGGTCGGTGGCGCACGCCGACCGCGAGTACGTTCGGGTGAGTGAGGTTCGGGCGGCCGCAGACGCGGTGACGGAGGCGCTGCGGTCGCTAGTGGGTGAGGACGGATAG
- a CDS encoding RNase P subunit p30 family protein gives MYEAVHAHPDGDSTPSRFARTAADYGFEGVAVRFQGAPDLDACERASDRYNVDVVDAVEVVATTPEQASGAIGNFRPKTTLLVLRGGDDKLNRFATEAERIDVLSRPMAGGDFNHVLAKSAKRNGVRVEFDFRRVLRADGGRRVQALKSMRTLRELVEYYDVPFVVSANPTSHLQLRAPRELVAVGEQVGFSAEQIESGLREWGRLAARNRERTSESFIAPGVKRGRYEEDG, from the coding sequence ATGTACGAAGCGGTCCACGCGCACCCCGACGGCGACAGCACCCCCTCGCGTTTCGCCCGCACGGCGGCCGACTACGGCTTCGAGGGCGTCGCCGTCCGCTTCCAGGGCGCACCCGACCTCGACGCCTGCGAACGCGCGAGCGACCGCTACAACGTCGATGTCGTCGACGCCGTCGAAGTCGTCGCTACGACCCCCGAGCAGGCCAGCGGCGCAATCGGCAACTTCCGACCGAAAACCACGCTCCTCGTCCTCCGCGGCGGCGACGACAAACTCAACCGCTTCGCCACCGAAGCGGAGCGAATCGACGTGCTGTCGCGGCCGATGGCCGGCGGCGACTTCAACCACGTGCTCGCCAAGTCCGCGAAGCGAAACGGCGTCCGCGTCGAGTTCGACTTTCGGCGGGTGCTCCGCGCCGACGGCGGTCGGCGCGTACAGGCACTCAAGTCGATGCGCACACTCCGCGAACTCGTCGAGTACTACGACGTGCCGTTCGTCGTCAGCGCGAACCCCACCTCGCACCTCCAACTCCGCGCGCCGCGGGAACTCGTCGCCGTCGGCGAGCAGGTCGGGTTTTCGGCCGAACAGATAGAGTCGGGCCTCCGCGAGTGGGGTCGCCTCGCGGCGCGAAACCGCGAGCGAACGTCCGAGTCGTTCATAGCCCCGGGGGTCAAACGGGGCAGGTATGAAGAAGACGGTTGA
- a CDS encoding Rpp14/Pop5 family protein yields MKHLPKHLRPRWRYLALGIETWPDAAFERGDFQRELWYAAQNLLGDAGSADADLTVYGFELGDGVGEAVVRVRRGHVDDARAALACLSSVGDDETGIRVRGVSGTVRACEESYLRGAAGRSEKRQVVFEGSERSAVVRDDVLCVRLPSGVLGATKLDFE; encoded by the coding sequence ATGAAACATCTCCCGAAACATCTCCGACCGCGCTGGCGCTACCTCGCGCTCGGCATCGAGACGTGGCCCGACGCCGCGTTCGAACGCGGCGACTTCCAGCGCGAACTCTGGTACGCCGCCCAGAACCTGTTGGGCGACGCCGGGAGCGCCGACGCCGACCTCACGGTGTACGGCTTCGAACTCGGCGACGGCGTCGGCGAGGCCGTCGTCCGCGTCCGACGCGGTCACGTCGACGACGCCCGCGCCGCACTCGCCTGTCTGAGCAGCGTCGGCGACGACGAAACCGGGATACGCGTCCGTGGCGTCTCCGGTACCGTGCGCGCCTGTGAAGAAAGCTATTTACGCGGCGCGGCCGGACGTTCCGAGAAGAGACAGGTCGTGTTCGAGGGTTCCGAGCGGTCGGCGGTCGTCCGGGACGACGTACTGTGCGTCCGCCTCCCCTCGGGCGTTCTCGGCGCGACGAAACTCGATTTCGAGTGA
- the purB gene encoding adenylosuccinate lyase codes for MTDLSRNDPLSTVSPVDGRYARRTAPLVPYASESALMRARVRVEAEYLVALADLDATPLTLSEAERVALRDCYESFDGDDARLVKRLETEGTEEYSATNHDVKAVEYFLRVRLGESSDVDGAERLHPWIHFGLTSEDVNNLAHRLLVEPAVEDVLLPALADVRDELASLAREHRATPMLARTHGQPATPTTFGKEMAVVAARLGRQMGRIREASDALSGKLAGASGTYAAHVAAYPDVDWRAFSKSFVESLGLRHTALTTQVNPCDDLSTLFDALRGANNVLLDLDRDVWLYVSDRYLGQRTVEGETGSSTMPHKVNPIDFENSEGNLSKANSDLTFLADYITTSRLQRDLSDSTVKRNIGAAFAHCLIGYGKTETGLGKVVPNEHVMREELEATPEIIGEAVQTILRREGDTEAYERVKELTRGRDVTIEDFRDLFDDLDVSPEVREELRSLSPMGYTGVADELVDELDR; via the coding sequence ATGACAGACCTCTCTCGGAACGACCCGCTGTCGACCGTCTCGCCGGTCGACGGGCGGTACGCGCGCCGAACCGCGCCGCTGGTCCCGTACGCCAGCGAGTCGGCGTTGATGCGCGCTCGCGTCCGCGTCGAAGCCGAATACCTCGTCGCGCTCGCCGACCTCGACGCGACGCCGCTGACGCTCAGCGAAGCGGAACGCGTCGCCCTCCGCGACTGCTACGAGTCGTTCGACGGCGACGACGCACGCCTCGTCAAGCGCCTCGAAACCGAGGGCACCGAGGAGTACTCGGCGACGAACCACGACGTAAAGGCCGTCGAGTACTTCCTGCGCGTTCGACTCGGCGAATCCTCTGACGTCGACGGCGCGGAACGGCTCCACCCGTGGATTCACTTCGGCCTGACGAGCGAGGACGTGAACAACCTCGCCCACCGCCTGCTCGTCGAACCCGCCGTCGAGGACGTGTTGCTCCCGGCGCTCGCGGACGTGCGCGACGAACTCGCGTCGCTGGCGCGCGAGCACCGTGCGACGCCGATGCTCGCGCGGACGCACGGCCAACCCGCGACGCCGACGACGTTCGGCAAGGAGATGGCCGTCGTCGCCGCGCGCCTCGGTCGGCAGATGGGCCGCATCCGAGAGGCGAGCGACGCGCTCTCGGGCAAGTTGGCGGGCGCGTCGGGCACCTACGCCGCCCACGTCGCCGCCTATCCGGACGTCGACTGGCGCGCGTTCTCGAAGTCGTTCGTCGAGTCGCTCGGCCTCCGCCACACGGCGCTGACGACGCAGGTCAACCCCTGCGACGACCTTTCTACCCTTTTCGACGCGCTCCGCGGCGCGAACAACGTGCTTCTGGACCTGGACCGCGACGTCTGGCTCTACGTCTCGGACCGCTACCTCGGCCAGCGAACTGTCGAGGGAGAGACGGGATCGTCGACGATGCCGCATAAGGTCAACCCCATCGACTTCGAGAACAGCGAAGGAAATCTCTCGAAGGCCAACTCCGACCTGACGTTCCTCGCCGACTACATCACCACTTCGCGTCTCCAGCGCGACCTCTCGGACTCGACCGTGAAGCGCAACATCGGCGCGGCGTTCGCACACTGTCTCATCGGCTACGGGAAGACCGAGACCGGATTAGGCAAGGTCGTCCCGAACGAGCACGTGATGCGTGAGGAACTGGAGGCGACCCCCGAGATCATCGGCGAGGCGGTCCAGACCATCCTCCGGCGCGAGGGCGACACCGAGGCGTACGAACGCGTGAAGGAACTCACCCGCGGCCGCGACGTGACCATCGAAGACTTCCGCGACCTGTTCGACGACCTCGACGTCTCTCCCGAGGTTCGCGAGGAACTGCGCTCGCTCTCGCCGATGGGTTACACGGGCGTCGCAGACGAGTTAGTCGACGAACTGGACCGATAA
- the folP gene encoding dihydropteroate synthase gives MEYYEAANFLFDLRRFQVKPGTESVRALLDHLGDPHENVRFVQVAGSNGKGSTARMVESTLREAGCSVGLYTSPHFDSLRERVRVDGRKMTESALCEFVAEAKPYLVDRAAAGEPLTFFETVTALGLWYFGRSDVDVAVLEVGMGGELDATSVVDPVASAVTNVTLEHTDVLGDTIEEIATTKAYVAPADRPLVTAATSDALDAVRAQAGDVVTVADPSDPDAPENPDLRVNYEGRVNHTESVVSVSVDSGAFAVEARLPMLGAYQAKNAGVAVALARQAAAETGVELDTETVARGLRNAHWPGRFEVMQREPMVVLDGAHNPGAFEVLAAVLSEFDYDDLHLVFGAMHDKDHREMAAALPTPDSVTTCRPNLSRAEDPEILARVFERAGVDSVDSIGSVSAALSSALDRAGPDDCVLLTGSLFCVAEARRRWTRLGIPKAVDSPTDAREVLERAGGTTEAVDAAEDEMVHRVVKTQVERRQARVFETEMARFGGECVAAGLDSDGELHDVVLSGTLAQFDRLLDSLEGHPYGLSDVVADLRGRLGLDDGEPTEQYPWDEGASVMGILNVTPDSFHDGGEFFDADAAIEQAQAMVDAGAEIIDVGGESTRPGADPVSIEDEIRRVVPVIEAVSDLDVAISVDTRRAAVGRAALDAGADILNDVTGLEDPEMRFLAAEREVPVIVMHSIDAPVVPGKEIDYDDVVEDVVEELNERILLAEKAGIPRERVIVDPGLGFGKSKPENFELLSRLPEFEALGCPILVGHSHKSMFELVGQEAGDNLEATIAGTALAVERGADIVRVHDVPENVAAVRVAEATKNPSRFE, from the coding sequence ATGGAGTATTACGAGGCGGCGAACTTTCTCTTCGACCTCCGCCGCTTTCAGGTGAAGCCGGGGACCGAGTCGGTTCGGGCGCTGCTCGACCACCTCGGCGACCCCCACGAGAACGTCCGATTCGTCCAGGTCGCGGGGTCGAACGGAAAGGGCAGCACCGCGCGGATGGTGGAGTCGACGCTTCGGGAAGCGGGATGCAGCGTCGGCCTCTACACCTCGCCGCACTTCGACAGCCTCCGCGAACGCGTCCGCGTCGACGGCCGCAAGATGACCGAATCCGCGCTCTGCGAGTTCGTCGCCGAGGCCAAACCGTACCTCGTCGACCGTGCGGCCGCCGGCGAACCGCTCACCTTCTTCGAGACGGTCACCGCGCTCGGTCTCTGGTACTTCGGCCGCAGCGACGTCGACGTCGCCGTCCTGGAGGTGGGGATGGGCGGCGAACTCGACGCGACGAGCGTCGTCGACCCCGTCGCCAGCGCCGTCACGAACGTCACGCTCGAACACACCGACGTGCTCGGCGACACCATAGAAGAGATTGCGACGACGAAAGCGTACGTCGCCCCCGCCGACCGACCGCTCGTCACCGCCGCGACGAGCGACGCGCTCGACGCCGTCCGCGCGCAGGCCGGCGACGTCGTCACCGTCGCGGACCCGAGCGACCCCGACGCCCCCGAAAACCCCGACCTCCGCGTCAACTACGAGGGTCGCGTCAACCACACCGAGTCCGTGGTCAGCGTCTCGGTTGATTCGGGCGCGTTCGCGGTCGAAGCCCGCTTGCCGATGCTCGGCGCGTATCAGGCGAAGAACGCGGGCGTCGCCGTCGCACTCGCACGACAGGCCGCCGCCGAGACCGGCGTCGAACTCGACACCGAGACGGTCGCCCGCGGCCTCCGTAACGCCCACTGGCCGGGCAGATTCGAGGTCATGCAGCGAGAGCCGATGGTCGTCCTCGACGGTGCGCACAACCCGGGGGCGTTCGAGGTTCTCGCGGCCGTACTCTCGGAGTTCGACTACGACGACCTGCATCTGGTCTTCGGCGCGATGCACGACAAGGACCACCGCGAGATGGCCGCGGCGCTGCCGACGCCCGACTCGGTGACGACGTGCAGGCCGAACCTCAGTCGGGCCGAAGACCCCGAAATCCTCGCCCGCGTGTTCGAGCGGGCGGGCGTCGACTCGGTCGACAGTATCGGGTCGGTATCCGCCGCGTTGTCGAGCGCCCTCGACCGGGCCGGTCCCGACGACTGCGTACTTCTCACCGGCTCTCTGTTCTGTGTCGCCGAGGCGCGGCGGCGGTGGACCCGACTGGGGATTCCGAAAGCGGTCGATTCGCCGACGGACGCCCGCGAAGTACTGGAGCGTGCAGGGGGGACGACCGAAGCCGTCGACGCCGCCGAAGACGAGATGGTTCACCGCGTCGTGAAGACGCAGGTCGAGAGGCGGCAGGCGCGCGTGTTCGAAACCGAGATGGCTCGTTTCGGCGGCGAGTGCGTCGCCGCCGGTCTCGACAGCGACGGCGAACTGCACGACGTCGTTCTCTCGGGGACGCTCGCGCAGTTCGATCGACTGCTCGACTCGCTCGAGGGTCACCCGTACGGCCTCTCGGACGTCGTCGCCGACCTCCGCGGGCGTCTCGGCCTCGACGACGGCGAACCGACCGAGCAGTATCCGTGGGACGAGGGCGCGTCGGTGATGGGCATCCTGAACGTGACGCCCGACTCCTTTCACGACGGCGGCGAGTTCTTCGACGCCGACGCTGCCATCGAACAGGCGCAGGCGATGGTCGACGCCGGCGCGGAGATTATCGACGTCGGGGGCGAGAGCACCCGCCCCGGCGCGGACCCGGTGTCGATCGAAGACGAGATTCGGCGCGTCGTGCCGGTCATCGAGGCCGTCTCGGACCTCGATGTCGCTATCTCCGTCGACACCCGGAGAGCCGCGGTCGGCCGAGCAGCGCTCGACGCCGGAGCCGACATCCTCAACGACGTGACCGGCCTCGAAGACCCCGAGATGCGATTTCTCGCCGCCGAGCGCGAGGTGCCGGTCATCGTCATGCACAGCATCGACGCACCGGTGGTTCCGGGCAAGGAGATCGACTACGACGACGTGGTCGAGGACGTCGTCGAGGAACTGAACGAGCGCATTCTCTTGGCCGAGAAGGCGGGCATCCCGCGAGAGCGCGTCATCGTCGACCCCGGCCTCGGCTTCGGGAAATCGAAGCCCGAGAACTTCGAGCTCCTCTCTCGACTCCCGGAGTTCGAGGCGCTCGGCTGTCCGATTCTCGTCGGGCACTCGCACAAGTCGATGTTCGAACTCGTCGGGCAGGAGGCGGGCGACAACCTCGAAGCGACTATCGCCGGGACCGCGCTGGCCGTCGAACGCGGTGCGGACATCGTCCGCGTCCACGACGTGCCCGAGAACGTCGCGGCGGTTCGGGTGGCGGAGGCGACGAAGAATCCGAGTCGGTTCGAGTAG
- the purH gene encoding bifunctional phosphoribosylaminoimidazolecarboxamide formyltransferase/IMP cyclohydrolase produces MLRIAGLASNRGRNLRHIADTAPGGAELAVVLSNHDDAPVLDAAAERGIPTESVERDEGESRESHERRILDALDDYEFDLVCLDGYMRVLTTEFLDAAPTTLNVHPSLLPAFPGNDAHEQVLDSGVRTTGCTVHVVTEEVDAGPIVTQEAVPVFEDDDAASLKERVLYDAEFAAYPRAVRLFAEDRVTVDAETGRVSVEGDEGGDLPSRRVVSERRGDTLRYGENPHQDAAVYVDDACEEANVVSAPQLNEGAKALSYNNYNDADGALSLIKEFDDPAAAVIKHTNPAGCATADTLSEAYERALSTDPMSAFGGIVALNRECDAETAELVVDSFKEVVVAPGYTDDALSVLTGKKNLRVLDVGRGDGRTGESARSELGEISERFTEKPIVGGRLVQERDLWSPTVDDLEVVTEREPTDEQLETMLFAWKVLKHVKSNGILFADGTETVGVGMGQVSRVDAVRLAAMKAEEHAEGKSAEGAVMASDAFFPFPDGVEEAAEAGIDAVIQPGGSVNDDDVVAAADEHDMVMVFTGRRCFRHD; encoded by the coding sequence ATGCTACGGATTGCGGGTTTGGCGAGCAATCGCGGACGGAACCTTCGACACATCGCCGATACAGCGCCCGGCGGGGCCGAGTTGGCCGTCGTGCTGTCGAACCACGACGACGCCCCGGTGCTCGACGCGGCCGCCGAGCGCGGCATCCCGACCGAGAGCGTCGAACGCGACGAGGGCGAATCCCGCGAGTCCCACGAACGTCGCATCCTCGATGCCCTCGACGACTACGAGTTCGACCTCGTCTGCCTCGACGGCTACATGCGCGTACTCACGACCGAGTTCCTCGACGCCGCGCCGACGACGCTGAACGTCCATCCCTCCTTGCTCCCTGCGTTCCCCGGCAACGACGCCCACGAGCAGGTTCTCGATTCGGGCGTCCGCACGACCGGATGCACGGTCCACGTCGTCACCGAGGAGGTCGACGCCGGCCCCATCGTCACGCAGGAGGCGGTCCCCGTCTTCGAGGACGACGACGCGGCGTCGCTGAAAGAGCGCGTGCTCTACGACGCCGAGTTCGCGGCCTATCCCCGGGCCGTCCGCCTGTTCGCCGAGGACCGCGTGACCGTCGATGCCGAGACTGGCCGCGTCTCCGTCGAGGGCGACGAGGGCGGCGACCTCCCGTCTCGCCGCGTCGTCTCCGAGCGCCGCGGCGACACGCTTCGCTACGGCGAGAACCCGCATCAGGACGCCGCCGTCTACGTCGACGACGCCTGCGAGGAGGCCAACGTCGTCAGCGCGCCGCAGTTGAACGAGGGCGCGAAGGCGCTGTCGTACAACAACTACAACGACGCCGACGGCGCGCTCAGCCTCATCAAGGAGTTCGACGACCCCGCTGCCGCGGTCATCAAACACACCAACCCCGCTGGCTGTGCGACCGCCGACACGCTCTCGGAGGCGTACGAGCGCGCGCTCTCGACGGACCCCATGAGCGCTTTTGGAGGGATTGTCGCGCTCAACCGCGAGTGCGACGCCGAGACGGCCGAACTCGTCGTCGATTCGTTCAAAGAGGTCGTCGTCGCGCCGGGGTACACCGACGACGCACTCTCGGTGCTGACCGGGAAGAAGAACCTTCGAGTGTTGGACGTGGGTCGCGGGGACGGGCGGACGGGCGAGTCCGCCCGGTCCGAGCTCGGCGAGATCTCTGAGCGCTTCACCGAGAAACCCATCGTCGGGGGACGACTCGTCCAGGAGCGCGACCTGTGGAGTCCGACGGTCGACGACCTCGAAGTCGTCACCGAGCGCGAACCCACCGACGAGCAACTGGAGACGATGCTGTTCGCGTGGAAGGTGCTGAAGCACGTCAAATCGAACGGCATCCTCTTCGCCGACGGGACGGAGACGGTCGGCGTCGGCATGGGGCAGGTGAGCCGCGTCGACGCCGTCCGACTGGCGGCGATGAAAGCCGAGGAGCACGCCGAAGGCAAATCCGCCGAGGGCGCGGTGATGGCGTCGGACGCGTTCTTCCCATTCCCCGACGGTGTCGAGGAAGCCGCCGAAGCGGGTATCGACGCCGTGATTCAGCCCGGTGGCTCCGTCAACGACGACGACGTCGTCGCGGCCGCCGACGAGCACGACATGGTGATGGTGTTCACCGGGCGGCGGTGTTTCAGACACGACTGA
- a CDS encoding mechanosensitive ion channel family protein — protein MSYVLFSALDSGVAATFADWSPPAQTVAIGVAFFAVFFLVNRTKPTVEARYDADIAEMVTVTFLVADLAAAVLALATVWNLVVVFDVLAQAVLVDRWTAVRQVVSVAVLAGAYLVVRLVNRSIDRLAAAGALTKHQSEVAYHVTDVGIFALAIAVLLYLWGIELGNLFIGAGVASAVVGLAARETLAAIIAGFVLLLSRPFRAGDWVEVDGQSGVVEDVTIINTKLRTYSDEHLLIPNDHITSNRLMNYSRSDRLRIELEVGVDYETDLSHAREVAESAMAEVDLVRDVPSPRAIPQEFGESSIQLELRFWIGDPTMRRLWKAKGSVIESVKTAYEREDISIPFPQRVHSRRDDARMTPSEIAARSDD, from the coding sequence ATGAGTTACGTGCTGTTTTCCGCGCTCGATAGTGGCGTGGCAGCGACGTTCGCCGACTGGTCTCCGCCGGCGCAAACCGTCGCTATCGGCGTCGCGTTCTTCGCCGTCTTCTTCCTCGTGAACCGAACGAAACCGACAGTCGAGGCGCGCTACGACGCAGATATCGCGGAGATGGTGACGGTGACGTTTCTGGTCGCCGACCTCGCGGCGGCGGTGCTGGCGCTGGCGACCGTCTGGAACCTCGTCGTCGTCTTCGACGTGCTCGCGCAGGCGGTTCTCGTCGACCGCTGGACGGCAGTCAGACAGGTCGTGAGCGTGGCGGTGCTCGCGGGGGCGTATCTCGTCGTCCGGTTGGTCAACCGCTCTATCGACCGCCTGGCGGCCGCCGGCGCGCTGACGAAACACCAGAGCGAGGTCGCCTACCACGTCACCGACGTCGGCATCTTCGCGCTCGCTATCGCGGTGCTTCTCTACCTCTGGGGCATCGAACTCGGCAACCTGTTCATCGGTGCAGGCGTCGCCAGCGCCGTCGTCGGCCTCGCCGCCCGCGAGACGCTCGCGGCGATCATCGCGGGGTTCGTCCTCTTGCTCTCGCGGCCGTTCCGTGCGGGCGACTGGGTCGAAGTCGACGGTCAGTCCGGAGTCGTCGAGGACGTGACGATCATCAACACCAAACTGCGGACGTACAGCGACGAACACCTGCTCATCCCGAACGACCACATCACGAGCAATCGGCTGATGAACTACTCGCGTAGTGATAGACTCCGCATCGAACTAGAGGTCGGCGTCGACTACGAGACGGACCTCTCTCACGCGCGGGAGGTCGCGGAGTCGGCGATGGCGGAGGTCGACCTCGTCCGCGACGTCCCCTCGCCGCGGGCGATTCCACAGGAGTTCGGCGAGTCGTCGATACAGCTCGAACTCCGCTTCTGGATCGGTGACCCGACGATGCGGCGACTCTGGAAGGCGAAGGGCTCGGTCATCGAGTCGGTCAAGACCGCCTACGAGCGAGAGGACATCTCGATTCCGTTCCCGCAGCGGGTTCACTCGCGACGCGACGACGCGCGGATGACTCCCTCGGAAATCGCCGCCAGAAGCGACGATTGA